The proteins below are encoded in one region of Sphingobacterium sp. R2:
- the xseB gene encoding exodeoxyribonuclease VII small subunit, which translates to MEQNYTYTDAFNELQTIVGEIENGTTNIDELAEKIKRASDLIQVCKAKLTATEDEVNSLLQKISAAEETNDEE; encoded by the coding sequence ATGGAACAGAATTATACCTATACAGATGCCTTTAACGAGTTACAAACTATCGTGGGGGAAATAGAAAATGGCACAACAAACATTGATGAACTGGCCGAAAAGATTAAAAGAGCCTCAGACCTTATTCAGGTCTGTAAAGCAAAATTAACGGCGACAGAGGACGAAGTGAATAGTTTATTACAGAAAATATCAGCAGCAGAAGAGACCAATGATGAAGAGTAG
- the xseA gene encoding exodeoxyribonuclease VII large subunit — protein MPELIQDKTIFSLLEVSRSIQKTLAERYKSLYWIKAEMNKLNHYTHSGHCYPELVEKQDGKIVAEMRSILWKTDYHRINNSFLKIAQEPLREGITMLFQASISYDPMYGLSLRIVDIDPTFTLGELEKEKLDSIRKLKAEGIYESNKLLNFPAVPKRLAIISVETSKGLSDFYKIINQNPWGYRIECTLFPALLQGDKSVPSIINQLAVIAEKISLYDVVAIIRGGGGEVGLSSYNNYLLARAIAMFPIPVLTGIGHSTNYTVSEMVAYKNAITPSELADFLIQKFHNFAIPVDKAAERIQQLIATRFKEERNVLSQTATHIQWVGKREIQTTRTALQQFQHELSALIKLRFYEHKTALAHTERIIQLADPIRLLKQGFSITKVNGKLLQSITQVSPGDVIQTILEDGELLSTATDTFPKQELDEDDA, from the coding sequence ATGCCAGAATTGATTCAAGATAAAACCATATTTTCCTTACTGGAAGTTAGCCGCAGTATCCAAAAGACACTTGCAGAACGGTATAAGAGTTTGTACTGGATTAAAGCGGAAATGAACAAGCTCAATCATTATACCCATTCTGGCCATTGTTATCCCGAGCTAGTCGAAAAACAGGACGGTAAGATTGTCGCTGAAATGCGGTCGATCTTATGGAAAACCGATTACCACCGTATCAACAACAGTTTTCTCAAGATTGCCCAGGAACCGTTACGAGAAGGAATTACGATGTTATTTCAGGCAAGTATATCCTATGATCCGATGTACGGATTGAGCCTGCGCATTGTCGACATCGATCCGACATTTACATTAGGCGAACTTGAAAAGGAGAAGTTGGACAGCATTCGAAAGTTGAAGGCAGAAGGAATCTATGAGTCGAATAAACTGTTGAACTTCCCGGCTGTTCCTAAGCGACTGGCGATTATTTCAGTGGAAACGAGCAAAGGGCTTTCTGATTTTTACAAGATTATCAATCAAAACCCTTGGGGTTACCGCATCGAATGCACACTCTTTCCCGCATTATTACAAGGTGACAAGTCTGTGCCTTCTATTATCAACCAACTTGCCGTTATTGCCGAAAAAATCAGTTTGTACGATGTCGTTGCCATTATCCGGGGCGGAGGTGGTGAAGTCGGTCTTTCTAGTTATAATAATTATTTACTGGCTCGGGCTATCGCGATGTTTCCCATTCCAGTATTAACCGGCATTGGACATTCAACAAATTATACGGTCAGCGAAATGGTCGCTTACAAGAATGCGATCACACCCAGTGAGCTCGCCGACTTTTTGATCCAAAAGTTTCACAATTTCGCTATTCCGGTCGATAAGGCAGCAGAGCGAATACAGCAACTTATAGCTACTCGGTTTAAAGAAGAGCGCAACGTGCTATCTCAAACGGCAACGCATATTCAATGGGTCGGAAAAAGAGAAATACAAACCACTCGAACGGCCCTTCAGCAATTTCAGCATGAGCTTAGCGCCTTGATAAAATTGCGCTTTTACGAGCACAAGACAGCGCTGGCGCATACCGAGCGAATTATTCAGCTGGCTGATCCAATTCGATTATTAAAACAGGGTTTTTCAATTACCAAGGTGAATGGAAAATTGCTGCAGTCGATTACACAAGTATCACCCGGCGATGTTATACAAACCATACTCGAAGATGGAGAATTGCTAAGCACAGCGACGGATACATTTCCAAAACAGGAGTTAGACGAAGACGATGCATAG